In one Halosimplex halophilum genomic region, the following are encoded:
- a CDS encoding D-2-hydroxyacid dehydrogenase: MTGSDRIVVLNQPAHGDPASEYAAELRSRLPSYHVKLPRTEGETREAVGAARVVTGMHMDEELLARADALELFAGGSAGVGHLPLDAFRERGVAVTNASGVHGPNIAEQVVGWLLGFARRLDEGWRREQTNTWQHFRGGEFRGSTVTVVGMGAIGEAVVERLEGFGVETIGARYSPEKGGPTDEVVGFTDDESFQGALSRSEYVVVAAPLTDETRGLVGEAELAAMPTEAVLVNVGRGPIVDTEALVDAVRGNKLGGAALDVTDPEPLPADHPLWEFDNVRITPHNAGSTPNYWERLADILVENLERIEETDRRDGLRNQVVTPEGE; the protein is encoded by the coding sequence ATGACCGGATCAGACCGCATCGTCGTGTTGAACCAGCCCGCACACGGGGACCCCGCGAGCGAGTACGCCGCGGAGCTCCGGTCGCGGCTCCCGAGCTACCACGTCAAACTCCCGCGGACGGAGGGGGAGACCCGCGAGGCGGTCGGCGCCGCCCGGGTCGTCACCGGGATGCACATGGACGAGGAGCTGCTCGCCCGCGCCGACGCCCTCGAACTGTTCGCCGGCGGGTCGGCGGGCGTCGGCCACCTGCCGCTCGACGCCTTCCGCGAGCGCGGCGTGGCCGTGACGAACGCCTCGGGCGTCCACGGGCCGAACATCGCCGAGCAGGTGGTCGGCTGGCTGCTGGGCTTCGCACGGCGGCTCGACGAGGGGTGGCGCCGCGAGCAGACGAACACCTGGCAGCACTTCCGCGGCGGCGAGTTCCGGGGGTCGACGGTGACCGTCGTCGGCATGGGCGCCATCGGCGAGGCGGTCGTCGAGCGCCTGGAGGGGTTCGGCGTCGAGACGATCGGCGCCCGCTACAGCCCGGAGAAGGGCGGTCCGACCGACGAGGTCGTCGGCTTCACCGACGACGAGTCTTTCCAGGGGGCGCTCTCGCGGTCGGAGTACGTCGTCGTCGCGGCGCCGCTGACCGACGAGACGCGCGGGCTCGTCGGCGAGGCGGAACTCGCGGCGATGCCGACAGAGGCCGTCCTCGTGAACGTCGGCCGGGGCCCCATCGTCGACACGGAGGCGCTGGTCGACGCGGTCCGCGGGAACAAGCTCGGCGGCGCGGCGCTGGACGTGACCGACCCGGAGCCGCTGCCCGCCGACCACCCGCTGTGGGAGTTCGACAACGTCCGGATCACGCCGCACAACGCCGGCTCGACGCCGAACTACTGGGAGCGGCTCGCCGACATCCTCGTCGAGAACCTCGAACGCATCGAGGAGACCGACCGCCGCGACGGCCTCCGGAACCAGGTCGTCACACCCGAGGGGGAGTGA
- a CDS encoding DUF7511 domain-containing protein, translating to MSGRPQSADDAVSEPRAPSIDPGQPGPADPPALELALVRYADRPDRCTVHPPDATGVERMSTWISVDRSLVVDAASMR from the coding sequence ATGTCGGGACGACCCCAGTCAGCGGACGACGCCGTCTCCGAGCCCCGAGCCCCGTCGATCGACCCCGGTCAGCCGGGCCCCGCGGACCCGCCGGCGCTGGAACTCGCGCTCGTTCGGTACGCCGACCGGCCCGACCGGTGTACCGTCCACCCGCCCGACGCGACCGGCGTCGAGCGGATGTCGACGTGGATCTCCGTCGACCGGAGCCTCGTGGTCGACGCCGCGTCGATGCGGTAG
- a CDS encoding metal-dependent hydrolase, with translation MGHVAMALLWALPAWFVWHDRVSVVFVAIAAVVAPIPDGDKYLAMAFPDAVHHHGVTHTVIFAVAAALVAGALAAWLLTDRVDGWVRGDRFDASSMFVFATGAVLVSWLSHVFADMLSAPDISTPIEPLWPFVDGSWGIDLIWYNNPLWNVVFLAVMVLAHGVLAYSAFKVDHPYRIEKA, from the coding sequence ATGGGACACGTAGCGATGGCGCTGCTCTGGGCGCTCCCGGCGTGGTTCGTCTGGCACGACCGGGTCAGCGTCGTGTTCGTCGCCATCGCCGCCGTCGTGGCACCGATACCCGACGGGGACAAGTACCTCGCGATGGCGTTCCCGGACGCCGTCCACCACCACGGGGTCACGCACACCGTGATATTCGCCGTCGCGGCGGCGCTCGTCGCCGGCGCGCTCGCCGCCTGGCTGCTCACCGACCGCGTCGACGGGTGGGTCCGCGGCGACCGGTTCGACGCCTCCAGCATGTTCGTGTTCGCGACCGGCGCCGTCCTCGTCAGCTGGCTGAGCCACGTCTTCGCCGACATGCTGTCGGCGCCGGACATCTCGACGCCCATCGAGCCGCTGTGGCCCTTCGTCGACGGCTCCTGGGGGATCGACCTGATCTGGTACAACAACCCGCTGTGGAACGTCGTCTTCCTCGCCGTCATGGTGCTCGCCCACGGCGTGCTGGCCTACAGCGCGTTCAAGGTGGACCACCCCTACCGGATCGAGAAGGCCTGA
- a CDS encoding molybdopterin molybdotransferase MoeA, with the protein MGHEGFTEVTRLAAAREQLLSVVDSPTAAESVPVPEADGRALAEPVDATRDVPGFDRAAMDGYAVRATDTHDAGDRSPAVLDGTDGDVGARRARYVHTGSPVPDGADAVVRVEETEARGERVEVFAAVAPGENVAPAGEDVETGDRLFEAGRRLRPSDLGLLKAGGHRSVSVRERPTVSVVPTGEELVEFDPGYGETTETNGLTVSRLVERWGGDATYRDIVGDNEAALRAAVERDTDHDIVVTTGGSSVGERDLIADVVADLGEVLGHGVALKPGHPVGYGVVDDTPVLTLPGYPVSCLVTAVQLLRPAVARAGGFEPEPFPEFEAALDRKIASEVGVRSFVRVRETGEGTVEPVRGGAGALSSVAAADGWVVVPESVEGVAAGESVTVQRWEPHC; encoded by the coding sequence ATGGGACACGAGGGCTTCACGGAGGTAACTCGGCTGGCCGCCGCGCGCGAACAGCTGCTGTCGGTCGTCGACTCGCCGACCGCCGCCGAGTCGGTCCCCGTCCCCGAGGCGGACGGCCGGGCGCTCGCCGAGCCGGTCGACGCGACCCGCGACGTGCCGGGGTTCGACCGCGCGGCGATGGACGGGTACGCCGTCCGCGCGACCGACACCCACGACGCCGGCGACCGCTCGCCGGCGGTCCTCGACGGGACGGACGGCGACGTGGGCGCCCGACGGGCCCGCTACGTCCACACGGGGAGTCCGGTGCCCGACGGCGCCGACGCCGTCGTCAGGGTCGAGGAGACGGAGGCCCGCGGCGAGCGGGTCGAGGTGTTCGCAGCGGTCGCCCCCGGCGAGAACGTCGCGCCCGCCGGCGAGGACGTGGAAACCGGCGACCGGCTGTTCGAAGCCGGCCGGCGGCTGCGCCCCTCGGACCTGGGACTGCTGAAGGCCGGCGGCCACCGCTCGGTGTCCGTCCGCGAGCGACCGACCGTGAGCGTCGTCCCGACGGGCGAGGAACTGGTCGAGTTCGACCCCGGCTACGGCGAGACCACCGAGACCAACGGACTGACCGTCTCGCGGCTGGTCGAGCGCTGGGGCGGCGACGCCACCTACCGCGACATCGTGGGCGACAACGAGGCCGCGCTTCGCGCGGCGGTCGAGCGCGACACCGACCACGACATCGTCGTCACGACCGGCGGCTCCTCGGTGGGCGAGCGGGATCTGATCGCCGACGTGGTGGCCGACCTGGGCGAGGTGCTCGGCCACGGCGTCGCGCTCAAACCGGGCCACCCCGTCGGCTACGGCGTCGTCGACGACACGCCGGTACTGACGCTGCCGGGCTATCCCGTCTCCTGTCTCGTGACCGCCGTCCAGCTGTTGCGCCCCGCGGTCGCCCGCGCCGGGGGGTTCGAGCCCGAGCCGTTCCCCGAGTTCGAGGCGGCGCTCGACCGGAAGATCGCGAGCGAGGTCGGCGTGCGGTCGTTCGTGCGCGTCCGGGAGACGGGCGAGGGGACCGTCGAACCGGTGCGGGGCGGCGCGGGCGCGCTCTCCTCCGTCGCCGCGGCCGACGGCTGGGTGGTCGTCCCCGAGAGCGTCGAGGGCGTCGCGGCCGGCGAGTCGGTCACCGTCCAGCGGTGGGAACCGCACTGCTGA
- a CDS encoding molybdopterin synthase codes for MQVLGIVGPSDSGKTTLVERLADRLADRGRVATVKHLKTEPTVDTEGKDTARHRAAGADATYGITDDAGWFATGAERSLTGTLDELAADCDYCLVEGYSDRPLPTVALGGRGHAGETVATAADADAVDLDSVIAALDDLEPYESLGSLVAEVKRSPDARYAGAIATFTGRVRAQDGPDDEPTEHLEFEKYDGVAEERTAAIREELEARDGVLEVRMHHRTGVVEAGEDIVFVVVLAGHRREAFETVEDGIDRLKDEVPLFKKEVTVDDTFWSHERPDR; via the coding sequence ATGCAGGTCCTGGGGATCGTCGGGCCGTCGGACTCGGGCAAGACGACGCTGGTCGAGCGCCTCGCGGACCGGCTCGCCGACCGCGGACGCGTCGCGACCGTCAAACACCTGAAGACCGAGCCGACCGTCGACACCGAGGGGAAAGACACCGCCCGCCACCGCGCCGCCGGCGCCGACGCCACCTACGGGATCACCGACGACGCCGGCTGGTTCGCCACCGGGGCGGAGCGGTCGCTGACCGGGACCCTCGACGAGCTGGCCGCCGACTGCGACTACTGTCTCGTCGAGGGGTACAGCGACCGGCCGCTCCCGACGGTCGCGCTCGGCGGCCGCGGCCACGCCGGCGAGACCGTGGCGACGGCCGCCGACGCTGACGCGGTCGACCTCGACTCGGTGATCGCGGCCCTCGACGACCTGGAACCGTACGAGTCGCTCGGGTCGCTCGTGGCCGAGGTGAAGCGCTCGCCCGACGCCCGCTACGCGGGCGCAATCGCGACGTTCACCGGCCGGGTCCGCGCGCAGGACGGCCCCGACGACGAGCCCACCGAACACCTGGAGTTCGAGAAGTACGACGGCGTCGCCGAGGAGCGGACGGCCGCCATCCGCGAGGAGCTCGAAGCGCGCGACGGGGTGCTGGAGGTCCGCATGCACCACCGCACCGGCGTCGTCGAGGCCGGCGAGGACATCGTCTTTGTCGTCGTCCTCGCGGGCCACCGCCGCGAGGCCTTCGAGACCGTCGAGGACGGCATCGACCGGCTGAAGGACGAGGTGCCGCTGTTCAAGAAGGAGGTCACCGTCGACGACACCTTCTGGTCCCACGAGCGGCCCGACCGGTGA
- a CDS encoding helix-turn-helix domain-containing protein: MESRPSPSDPGESVFEVEFTIRDTKYPFVGASEAEACRFELAEMVPRQDGEYAEFFDVAGTDARRIAEGAEEFETLEARVIEEWDRGGLVEFVVDGDCPAMALAERGALPREVRSADGSGRIRAEIPPPYDPGEVVDSFLDAVPEADLAAKRRIDSLTPLFSDACLREALHTHLTDRQREVLRTALEAGYYEWPREATGEEVAEGLGISSATFSEHVHAAERKLFAAMFDAADR; encoded by the coding sequence ATGGAGAGTCGCCCTTCGCCGTCGGACCCGGGTGAGTCGGTGTTCGAGGTCGAGTTCACGATCCGCGACACGAAATACCCGTTCGTGGGCGCCTCGGAGGCGGAGGCGTGCAGGTTCGAACTCGCGGAGATGGTTCCACGGCAGGACGGGGAGTACGCGGAGTTTTTCGACGTGGCGGGGACCGACGCCCGGCGGATCGCCGAGGGGGCCGAGGAGTTCGAGACGCTGGAGGCCAGAGTCATCGAGGAGTGGGACCGCGGCGGCCTCGTCGAGTTCGTGGTCGACGGGGACTGCCCGGCCATGGCGCTGGCCGAGCGGGGCGCGCTCCCGCGGGAGGTCCGGAGCGCGGACGGGAGCGGACGCATCAGGGCCGAGATCCCGCCGCCGTACGACCCGGGCGAGGTCGTCGACTCGTTCCTCGACGCCGTCCCGGAGGCCGACCTGGCCGCCAAGCGCCGGATCGACTCCCTGACGCCGCTGTTCTCCGACGCCTGCCTCCGGGAGGCGCTGCACACCCACCTCACGGACAGGCAACGCGAGGTGCTCCGGACGGCGCTGGAGGCGGGGTACTACGAGTGGCCCCGCGAGGCCACCGGCGAGGAGGTCGCCGAGGGCCTGGGCATCTCCTCGGCGACGTTCTCCGAACACGTCCACGCCGCCGAACGCAAACTGTTCGCCGCGATGTTCGACGCGGCCGACCGGTGA
- the mobA gene encoding molybdenum cofactor guanylyltransferase has translation MSDHEGPRVRGVVLAGGRSTRFGDADKALATYEGRPLVARAADAVAAATEGPPLLSVATDEQADRLRDALGDRPVEPVRDDPSLSGPLAGLAAAAAATDAPWLFACACDMPLVSPGSIDALRARLAEAAASGDRADAVVPVVDGYDQPLHALYRRSTLAGALADRSPGDALMGLLDGLAVERVAADAVDAPLAEATTNVNTRAELAALRESDAGE, from the coding sequence ATGAGCGACCACGAGGGTCCGCGCGTCCGCGGCGTCGTCCTCGCCGGCGGCCGGAGCACCCGCTTCGGCGACGCGGACAAGGCGCTGGCGACCTACGAGGGGCGACCGCTCGTCGCCCGCGCCGCCGACGCCGTCGCCGCGGCGACGGAGGGGCCGCCGCTGCTCTCGGTTGCGACCGACGAGCAGGCCGACCGGCTGCGCGACGCGCTGGGCGACCGGCCGGTCGAGCCGGTCCGGGACGACCCCTCGCTGTCGGGGCCGCTGGCGGGACTGGCGGCCGCCGCCGCGGCGACCGACGCGCCCTGGCTGTTCGCCTGCGCCTGCGACATGCCGCTGGTCTCGCCCGGGAGCATCGACGCGTTGCGCGCGCGACTCGCTGAAGCCGCCGCGAGCGGCGACCGAGCCGACGCCGTCGTCCCGGTCGTCGACGGGTACGACCAGCCGCTGCACGCGCTCTACCGGCGCTCGACGCTCGCCGGCGCGCTGGCGGACCGCTCGCCCGGCGACGCGCTGATGGGGCTGCTCGACGGGCTGGCCGTCGAGCGGGTCGCGGCCGATGCGGTCGACGCGCCGCTGGCCGAGGCGACGACGAACGTCAACACCCGCGCGGAGCTGGCGGCGCTTCGAGAGAGCGACGCCGGCGAGTAG
- a CDS encoding P-loop NTPase: MSEHTDADAHAETDGTDDESTEDDLREEVEAALRQVRDPDAGKDVFEAGLVSDIAVSASAVTVVADLNDFRPQEGEQVTSAMLQAVSDVPGVEHAHIERETAHAADEDRSTGLADVDRVIAVASAKGGVGKTTVATHIACAMAGAGLDVGLFDADIHGPNVPEVLEVSGPVYSDDDGNPLPVGAGDLDVMSVGLMESGAPLAWRGAMAHDALSELFEDTAWGDLDTLVVDLPPGTGDVVLTTLQEVHLDGVVFVTTPFHAAVTDTARSLDLFEENDVPVLGVAVNMAGFTCPTCGDEHDLFEHGEPLEGLDAPILAELDFDPSVQATPRPGELPEQMQQLGEDAHERVEEVWSVDVPDEAADLRGVEADARHDRVREAFDATERGEELVLVSDRDPTPVRSFLASLSAEADGPGDLDPFEVEQLNPETWVLRTVRP; encoded by the coding sequence ATGTCCGAACACACTGACGCCGACGCACACGCCGAAACGGACGGTACCGACGACGAATCGACCGAAGACGACCTGAGAGAGGAGGTCGAGGCCGCGCTCCGGCAGGTCCGGGACCCCGACGCGGGCAAGGACGTGTTCGAGGCCGGCCTCGTCTCCGACATCGCGGTCTCGGCGAGCGCGGTCACGGTCGTCGCCGACCTGAACGACTTCCGGCCCCAGGAGGGCGAGCAGGTGACGAGCGCGATGCTCCAGGCCGTCTCCGACGTGCCGGGGGTCGAACACGCCCACATCGAGCGCGAGACGGCCCACGCCGCCGACGAGGACCGTTCGACCGGCCTCGCCGACGTGGACCGGGTGATCGCCGTCGCCAGCGCGAAGGGCGGCGTCGGCAAGACGACCGTGGCAACGCATATCGCCTGCGCGATGGCCGGCGCGGGCCTGGACGTGGGGCTGTTCGACGCCGACATCCACGGCCCGAACGTCCCCGAGGTGCTGGAGGTCTCGGGGCCGGTCTACTCCGACGACGACGGCAACCCCCTGCCGGTCGGGGCCGGCGACCTCGACGTGATGAGCGTCGGGCTCATGGAGTCGGGCGCGCCGCTGGCCTGGCGGGGCGCGATGGCCCACGACGCCCTCTCGGAGCTGTTCGAGGACACCGCCTGGGGCGACCTGGACACCCTCGTGGTCGACCTCCCGCCGGGGACCGGCGACGTGGTCCTCACCACGCTCCAGGAGGTCCACCTCGACGGCGTCGTCTTCGTCACCACTCCCTTCCACGCCGCCGTCACGGACACCGCCCGCTCGCTGGACCTCTTCGAGGAGAACGACGTGCCGGTCCTCGGCGTCGCCGTCAACATGGCCGGGTTCACCTGCCCGACCTGCGGCGACGAGCACGACCTCTTCGAGCACGGCGAGCCGCTGGAGGGGCTCGACGCGCCCATCCTCGCCGAACTGGACTTCGACCCGAGCGTCCAGGCGACGCCCCGCCCCGGCGAGTTACCCGAGCAGATGCAACAGCTCGGCGAGGACGCCCACGAGCGCGTCGAGGAGGTGTGGTCGGTCGACGTACCGGACGAAGCCGCCGACCTGCGCGGCGTGGAGGCCGACGCGCGCCACGACCGCGTCCGCGAGGCGTTCGATGCGACCGAACGGGGTGAGGAACTGGTCCTCGTCTCCGACCGCGACCCGACGCCGGTCCGTTCGTTCCTCGCCTCGCTGTCGGCCGAGGCCGACGGCCCAGGCGATCTCGACCCCTTCGAGGTCGAGCAGTTGAACCCCGAGACGTGGGTGCTCCGCACGGTCAGGCCGTAG
- a CDS encoding YncE family protein has translation MTDGDGSRLYPNRDRRDGTADGGGDDRTADESAGDERAGDRASVSRRGVLAGSATAGAALAGCPSGPGGSGTDSATPSGGEGTGDDTVVVFNTGDATVSLIDPERDEVVATQHVGLSASFPSNQYAPGLTTAPEDPLWLNVGRGVRALTAGSLSEVARVETGSGSNWQELTPDGSAAVVSAREPAHRNLLVDADRDSETFGEVLAGIDRADEGGRGDREGPGPCDVTVHPDGAVAYVPDLFGDTLTVLRLDPFEIETQIDVPAAGSDGGGSDGDAAASAPWMGTVAPNGDRLIVEHQTGTESVWDTSDPADPELLAQLTPEADGLGEGALTSEVGPDSRYGYVFTPGTDDVSVVDIEAEAVADRIDLGGSAFAGTWDPGREKLYVPVQTNDEVAVIDAESRELVERVPVGAAPYGSTAARVRPESDGPASLLAAMAAVGLDVGEADTTYCVGNCACGHRL, from the coding sequence ATGACCGACGGCGACGGGTCGCGGCTGTATCCGAACCGCGACCGGCGGGACGGGACGGCGGACGGGGGCGGCGACGACCGAACCGCCGACGAGTCGGCCGGAGACGAACGGGCCGGCGACCGGGCGAGCGTCTCCCGCCGGGGGGTGCTCGCCGGGTCGGCGACGGCCGGCGCGGCGCTCGCGGGGTGTCCGAGCGGGCCCGGCGGGAGCGGGACGGATAGCGCGACGCCGTCCGGCGGCGAGGGGACCGGCGACGACACGGTCGTCGTCTTCAACACGGGCGACGCGACGGTGAGCCTGATCGACCCCGAACGGGACGAGGTGGTCGCCACCCAGCACGTCGGCCTCTCCGCGTCGTTCCCCTCGAACCAGTACGCGCCCGGCCTGACGACCGCTCCCGAGGACCCCCTGTGGCTCAACGTCGGCCGGGGCGTCCGCGCCCTGACGGCGGGGTCGCTCTCGGAGGTCGCACGCGTCGAGACGGGGTCGGGGTCGAACTGGCAGGAGCTGACGCCCGACGGGTCGGCCGCCGTCGTCAGCGCCCGCGAGCCCGCCCACCGGAACCTCCTGGTCGACGCCGACCGGGACTCGGAGACGTTCGGGGAGGTCCTCGCGGGGATCGACCGGGCCGACGAGGGCGGCCGCGGCGACCGGGAGGGGCCGGGGCCCTGCGACGTGACGGTCCACCCCGACGGCGCCGTCGCCTACGTCCCCGACCTGTTCGGCGACACGCTGACCGTCCTCCGGCTGGACCCCTTCGAGATCGAGACGCAGATCGACGTGCCGGCCGCAGGCAGCGACGGCGGCGGTTCCGACGGAGACGCCGCCGCCTCGGCGCCGTGGATGGGGACGGTCGCCCCGAACGGCGACCGCCTGATCGTCGAGCATCAGACGGGAACCGAGAGCGTCTGGGACACGAGCGACCCCGCCGACCCGGAACTGCTGGCGCAGCTGACCCCCGAGGCCGACGGCCTGGGGGAGGGCGCGCTCACCAGCGAGGTCGGTCCCGACTCGCGCTACGGCTACGTCTTCACGCCGGGGACCGACGACGTGTCCGTCGTCGACATCGAGGCGGAGGCGGTGGCCGACCGGATCGACCTCGGCGGCTCGGCGTTCGCCGGCACGTGGGACCCGGGCCGCGAGAAACTGTACGTCCCGGTCCAGACGAACGACGAGGTGGCGGTGATCGACGCCGAGTCGCGGGAGCTCGTCGAGCGGGTCCCGGTCGGGGCCGCGCCCTACGGGTCGACGGCGGCCCGGGTCCGCCCCGAGTCCGACGGCCCGGCGAGCCTGCTCGCGGCGATGGCCGCCGTCGGCCTGGACGTGGGGGAGGCCGACACCACCTACTGCGTCGGCAACTGCGCGTGCGGCCACCGGCTGTAG
- a CDS encoding HalOD1 output domain-containing protein, with protein sequence MYQTDPANTDSDSTTTRHDGDRTLLSAIVEAVGAETGRDPLDLDPLYSALDTEALERVVSPDRGADPPAGHLRFRYESCDVTVTGDGRVTAARRENGAR encoded by the coding sequence ATGTACCAGACAGACCCGGCGAACACAGATTCGGACAGCACTACGACGCGGCACGACGGTGACCGCACGCTCCTCTCGGCGATAGTCGAGGCGGTCGGGGCGGAGACGGGACGGGACCCCCTCGACCTGGACCCGCTGTACAGTGCGCTCGACACGGAGGCGCTGGAGCGCGTCGTGTCGCCGGACCGCGGCGCCGATCCCCCGGCGGGACACCTCCGGTTCCGCTACGAGTCCTGCGACGTGACCGTCACCGGCGACGGCCGCGTGACCGCCGCCCGCCGCGAGAACGGGGCTCGCTGA
- a CDS encoding adenine deaminase has protein sequence MSDAVDLLVRGTLVNVNTGRLEESAVAVDDGEVVALAERPADREIEGAYVAPGLIDAHMHVESSMVTLPRYGEAVVPRGVTSVVHDPHELANVLGAEGIRNVVADARHTPLKARFGVSSSVPASHLQDAGATVDVDDVRELLDIDEVVALAEVMNIPGLLAGDESVHAKIRAARERGLTVDGHAPRVTGDDLQAVARYLDTDHESISLAEAREKVRAGLRVYLREGSSSKNLADLVGLVDEVDSRRISLCSDDRDVTDLVEEGGVDHAVRAAVDRGVDPVEAVQLATINTAEAYDLPFGRIEPGAPADLVVLSDLESWSVDHVVVDGVVDPTEGRAEPPTSELATDTVHFDPVDAADLAVERDGDGPVTVRVVDAVGGIQTARMEAEVPVGPLSGGSADAGNIGDEPGDDPRVLRADTDADVLPMAVVERHGGDGGIGRGFVHGLGLDRGAVGSTVAHDAHNCIVAGTDHAAMARVANHLREVEGGVAVYDPAEDSVTSLALPVAGLMSDEPLSTVADEFAAVESAAEAVGLDPEGGLMELSFLALEVIPEYRLTNRGLVDVERFDYVDLVVEG, from the coding sequence GTGAGCGACGCCGTCGACCTGCTCGTGCGCGGCACGCTCGTCAACGTCAACACCGGACGGCTGGAAGAGAGCGCGGTGGCGGTCGACGACGGCGAGGTCGTCGCGCTCGCGGAGCGGCCGGCCGACCGCGAGATCGAGGGGGCGTACGTCGCGCCGGGGCTCATCGACGCCCACATGCACGTCGAGTCGTCGATGGTGACGCTGCCGCGCTACGGCGAGGCGGTCGTCCCCCGCGGCGTGACCAGCGTCGTCCACGACCCGCACGAACTCGCCAACGTCCTCGGCGCCGAGGGGATCCGGAACGTCGTCGCCGACGCCCGGCACACGCCGCTGAAGGCGCGGTTCGGCGTCTCCTCGTCGGTCCCGGCCAGCCACCTCCAGGACGCCGGCGCGACCGTCGACGTCGACGACGTGCGCGAGCTGCTCGACATCGACGAGGTGGTCGCGCTCGCCGAGGTGATGAACATCCCCGGCCTGCTGGCGGGCGACGAGTCCGTCCACGCGAAGATCCGCGCCGCCCGCGAGCGCGGGCTCACCGTCGACGGCCACGCCCCCCGCGTCACCGGCGACGACCTCCAGGCGGTCGCCCGCTACCTCGACACCGACCACGAGAGCATCTCCCTGGCCGAGGCCCGCGAGAAGGTCCGGGCGGGCCTGCGCGTCTACCTCCGCGAGGGGTCGTCCAGCAAGAACCTCGCCGATCTGGTCGGTCTCGTCGACGAGGTCGACAGCCGCCGGATCTCGCTGTGTTCCGACGACCGCGACGTGACGGACCTGGTCGAGGAGGGCGGCGTCGACCACGCCGTCCGCGCCGCCGTCGACCGCGGCGTCGACCCCGTCGAGGCCGTCCAGCTGGCGACGATCAACACCGCCGAGGCCTACGACCTCCCCTTCGGCCGGATCGAGCCCGGCGCGCCCGCCGACCTGGTCGTCCTCTCGGATCTCGAATCCTGGTCGGTCGACCACGTCGTCGTCGACGGCGTCGTCGACCCGACGGAGGGTCGGGCCGAGCCGCCGACCTCGGAACTCGCGACCGACACCGTCCACTTCGACCCCGTCGACGCCGCGGACCTGGCGGTCGAACGCGACGGCGACGGGCCGGTGACGGTCAGGGTCGTCGACGCCGTCGGCGGCATCCAGACCGCGCGGATGGAGGCAGAGGTGCCGGTCGGGCCGCTGTCCGGCGGGTCGGCGGACGCCGGGAACATCGGGGACGAACCTGGCGACGACCCGCGCGTCCTCCGCGCGGACACGGACGCCGACGTGCTCCCGATGGCCGTCGTCGAGCGCCACGGCGGCGACGGGGGGATCGGTCGCGGGTTCGTCCACGGCCTGGGCCTCGATCGCGGCGCCGTCGGGTCGACCGTCGCCCACGACGCCCACAACTGCATCGTCGCGGGGACCGACCACGCGGCGATGGCCCGCGTCGCGAACCACCTCCGGGAGGTCGAGGGCGGGGTGGCGGTCTACGACCCCGCCGAGGACTCGGTCACGTCGCTGGCGCTCCCGGTCGCCGGGCTGATGTCCGACGAGCCGCTTTCGACCGTCGCCGACGAGTTCGCCGCCGTCGAGTCGGCCGCCGAGGCGGTCGGCCTCGACCCCGAGGGCGGGCTGATGGAACTGTCCTTCCTCGCGCTCGAAGTGATCCCCGAGTACCGACTCACGAACAGGGGACTCGTCGACGTGGAGCGGTTCGACTACGTCGACCTCGTGGTCGAGGGCTGA